The following are encoded in a window of Castanea sativa cultivar Marrone di Chiusa Pesio chromosome 5, ASM4071231v1 genomic DNA:
- the LOC142637244 gene encoding cysteine-rich receptor-like protein kinase 25 isoform X1, with amino-acid sequence MLGDLAIEVTKMRSFKFPRLLLCLWLIALLSLTSSTESAPTYSAHYCFNTTLFTANSTYQTNLNLVLSSLSSNSTDNNGFHNASAGGNTPDEDVVSGLFLCRGDVNTTVCQDCVATARQDLLRRCPLNKAAIIWYDECLLRYSNQSILATINEVPGFDLPGSQNIAEAESDRFNAVLASAMNSLATKASNSDSGKKFATEEDEVTSSEKLYSLGQCTPDLTVSDCYRCFRSAIGALPMCCNGKQGGRVLLPSCNIRYEVYPFYNITSASPILPPLAPPGEKKLSSVIIVAIVIPIAVSVVLLFIGCCFFCRRARKKYNTLPEENGGVEITNVESLQFDLDIIEAATNKFSEDNKIGEGGFGAVYMGTLPNGQHIAVKRLSVRSGQGAVEFKNEVVLVAKLQHRNLVRLLGFCLGGEEKILVYEYVPNKSLDYFLFEPSKQGELDWSKRYKIIEGIARGILYLHEDSRLRIIHRDVKASNVLLDDDMNPKISDFGMARIFVVDQTQANTNRIVGTFGYMSPEYAMHGRYSVKSDVFSFGVLVLEIISGKKNTHFYQSELAEDLLSYAWKQWRNGTPLELLDPALRNSYSRNEVIRCIHMGLLCVQENPANRPTMATIALMLNSYSVTLPLPQQPAFLHRSRAKLNKPITEVESDQHTNQSNGWSVNEASFTEIYPR; translated from the exons ATGTTAGGTGACCTTGCAATTGAGGTAACCAAAATGCGTTCTTTCAAATTTCCCAGACTCCTTTTGTGTCTTTGGCTAATTGCATTGCTTAGCCTTACCAGTAGTACAGAATCAGCACCCACTTACAGCGCTCACTACTGCTTCAACACAACCTTGTTCACCGCAAACAGTACCTACCAAACCAACCTCAACCTCGTCCTCTCTTCTCTTAGCTCAAACTCCACAGACAACAATGGATTCCACAACGCCTCAGCTGGAGGCAACACTCCTGACGAAGACGTGGTCTCTGGTCTCTTCCTCTGTCGTGGCGACGTCAACACCACAGTCTGTCAAGACTGCGTCGCCACTGCAAGACAAGACCTATTACGGCGGTGTCCTCTAAACAAAGCCGCTATAATATGGTACGACGAGTGCCTTTTGCGTTACTCAAACCAATCCATCCTCGCTACCATCAACGAAGTGCCTGGGTTTGACTTGCCCGGTTCGCAGAATATCGCAGAGGCGGAGAGTGATCGGTTCAACGCTGTGTTGGCCAGCGCGATGAACTCTTTGGCGACGAAAGCGTCGAACTCTGACTCGGGCAAGAAGTTTGCGACGGAGGAAGATGAGGTTACGAGTTCAGAGAAGCTGTACAGTCTCGGGCAGTGCACGCCGGACTTGACTGTGTCTGATTGCTATAGGTGTTTTCGAAGTGCCATAGGAGCTCTTCCTATGTGTTGTAATGGAAAACAAGGTGGAAGAGTTCTGCTCCCAAGTTGTAACATCAGATATGAAGTGTACCCATTTTACAACATCACATCTGCTTCGCCTATACTTCCTCCGCTTGCTCCACCAG gagaaaaaaaattgtcatcgGTAATAATTGTTGCCATTGTTATCCCAATTGCTGTTTCTGTGGTTCTTCTCTTCATTGGCTGTTGCTTCTTTTGTCGGAGAGCAAGGAAGAAGTATAATACATTACCAGAGGAAAATG GTGGAGTCGAAATTACAAATGTAGAGTCCTTGCAGTTTGACTTAGATATCATTGAAGCTGCCACAAACAAGTTCTCAGAGGATAATAAGATAGGTGAAGGAGGATTTGGTGCCGTTTACATG GGTACCCTTCCCAATGGACAACATATAGCTGTGAAAAGATTATCTGTAAGATCTGGACAGGGTGCAGTAGAATTTAAGAATGAGGTTGTATTGGTAGCCAAGCTTCAACACAGAAATCTAGTGAGACTATTAGGATTTTGCTTGGGAGGAGAAGAGAAGATACTCGTCTATGAATATGTTCCCAACAAAAGCCTTGATTACTTTCTATTTG AGCCATCAAAGCAAGGAGAATTGGATTGGTCAAAACGTTACAAGATTATAGAAGGAATAGCCCGAGGGATTCTTTATCTTCATGAAGATTCTCGACTTAGAATTATTCATCGTGATGTCAAAGCTAGCAATGTTTTGTTAGATGATGATatgaacccaaaaatttcagattttggcaTGGCAAGGATATTTGTAGTAGATCAAACTCAAGCGAATACAAATAGAATTGTTGGAACATT TGGTTATATGTCTCCGGAGTATGCTATGCATGGACGATATTCTGTGAAGTCTGATGTGTTTAGCTTTGGAGTCTTAGTTCTAGAGATTATAAGTGGCAAAAAGAATACCCATTTCTATCAATCAGAACTTGCTGAAGACCTATTGAGTTAT GCTTGGAAACAATGGAGGAATGGAACACCCTTGGAATTGTTGGATCCCGCTTTGAGAAATTCTTATTCAAGAAATGAAGTTATTAGGTGCATCCATATGGGCTTGTTGTGCGTTCAAGAAAATCCTGCAAATCGACCTACAATGGCAACAATAGCTCTCATGCTTAACAGCTATTCTGTTACGCTACCATTACCTCAGCAACCGGCATTTTTGCATCGAAGCAGAGCAAAGCTAAATAAGCCAATAACGGAGGTTGAGTCTGATCAACATACAAACCAATCAAATGGATGGTCTGTTAATGAAGCATCATTCACTGAAATATATCCTCGATAG
- the LOC142637245 gene encoding cysteine-rich receptor-like protein kinase 25: protein MCGKMVDFEIPISIKIVSFFLLLSLLSHTTESAPTYASHSCSNSSFFAPNSTYQANLDLLLSALSSNSTNQDGFFKTQVGQNQPNIVTGLFLCRADLTPIACQDCISVATKDIQKRCPLDKVVLIWYDECTLRYSNETFLNNLVPYVNFFTTNQSVVELDRFNGLLASTMKSLAQQAANSQSNKKFATAVDKFTSSLTLYSLVQCTPELSVSECLTCLDSAIASLPICCNGKQGGKVLLPSSNVRYELYPFFNSTASSSTLPPGKSKSSLTIIAIAVPISVSMVLLVVGLCFMCRRTSKKYNTLLEEKGSLKDGIEITSVESLQFDLATIEAATNKFSDDNKIGKGGFGTVYKGNFSNGQEIAVKRLSKSSVQGAIEFKNEIMLVAKLQHRNLARLLGFCLEGEEKILIYEYVPNRSLDCFLFDSEKQGQLDWSTRYKIIGGIARGILYLHEDSRLRIIHRDLKASNVLLDANMNPKISDFGMAKIFIVDQAQGNTSRIVGTYGYMSPEYAMQGRFSVKSDVFSFGVLILEIISGKKNNCFYQSECDEDLLSYAWKQWKNGTPLELLDPTIRGSFSRNEVIRCIHIGLLCVQEDPSNRPTMATVVLMLDSYSVSLQLPQQPAFLLRSRANRNKPSKELHDNSFSSQTVPWSVDGAPITEVYPR, encoded by the exons ATGTGCGGAAAAATGGTCGACTTCGAAATCCCCATATCGATTAAGATTGtgtctttctttctcttattaAGCTTGCTTAGCCATACCACTGAGTCAGCACCTACATACGCCTCTCACTCCTGCTCCAATTCAAGCTTTTTCGCACCCAACAGCACCTACCAAGCCAATCTCGACCTCCTCCTCTCTGCTCTATCCTCCAACTCCACAAACCAAGATGGTTTCTTCAAAACCCAAGTGGGTCAAAACCAACCCAACATAGTCACAGGCCTTTTCCTCTGCCGTGCTGATCTCACCCCAATTGCTTGCCAAGACTGCATCTCCGTTGCAACGAAAGACATACAAAAACGTTGTCCCTTAGACAAAGTTGTCCTAATTTGGTACGATGAGTGCACTTTGCGTTACTCAAACGAGACTTTCCTCAATAACTTAGTACCTTATGTGAACTTTTTCACTACCAACCAGAGCGTCGTTGAGTTGGACCGGTTTAATGGGTTGTTGGCTAGCACCATGAAATCGTTGGCTCAGCAAGCTGCGAATTCGCAATCGAATAAGAAGTTTGCCACGGCGGTGGACAAGTTTACAAGCTCGTTGACACTGTATAGCCTGGTGCAGTGCACACCGGAGTTGTCTGTGAGTGAATGCTTGACATGTTTGGATAGTGCCATCGCTTCTCTTCCCATATGCTGCAATGGAAAACAAGGTGGAAAGGTTCTGCTTCCGAGCTCTAATGTTAGATATGAACTTTACCCATTTTTTAATTCCACTGCATCATCTTCTACACTTCCTCCAG GAAAAAGCAAATCATCTCTAACAATAATCGCCATTGCTGTCCCAATTTCTGTTTCTATGGTGCTTTTGGTCGTTGGACTCTGCTTCATGTGTAGAAGAACAAGcaaaaaatacaatacattACTGGAAGAAAAAGGATCATTAAAAG ATGGAATTGAAATTACATCTGTAGAGTCCTTGCAATTTGACTTGGCCACAATTGAAGCTGCAACAAACAAGTTCTCTGATGATAATAAGATTGGGAAAGGTGGATTTGGCACAGTTTACAAG GGTAACTTTTCTAATGGACAAGAAATAGCAGTGAAGAGGCTATCCAAAAGCTCTGTGCAGGGTGCAATAGAATTTAAGAATGAAATTATGCTGGTTGCCAAGCTTCAACACAGAAATCTAGCGAGGCTCTTAGGCTTTTGCTTGGAAGGAGAAGAAAAGATACTCATTTATGAATATGTGCCCAACAGAAGCCTTGATTGCTTTTTATTCG aCTCTGAGAAGCAAGGACAACTGGATTGGTCAACACGTTATAAGATCATAGGAGGCATTGCCCGAGGAATTCTTTATCTTCATGAAGATTCTCGGCTTAGAATTATACATCGTGATCTTAAAGCTAGTAATGTTTTGTTAGATGCCAATATGAACCCAAAGATTTCAGATTTTGGCATGGCAAAGATTTTTATAGTGGATCAAGCTCAAGGAAATACAAGTAGAATTGTTGGAACATA TGGCTATATGTCTCCAGAGTATGCAATGCAAGGACGATTTTCAGTAAAGTCCGATGTGTTTAGTTTTGGTGTCCTAATTCTAGAGATTATAAGTGGCAAGAAGAACAATTGTTTCTACCAATCAGAATGTGATGAGGACCTCTTAAGCTAT GCGTGGAAACAATGGAAGAATGGGACACCATTGGAATTGTTGGATCCAACTATTAGAGGTTCTTTTTCAAGAAATGAAGTCATTAGATGTATCCATATTGGCTTATTGTGTGTTCAAGAAGATCCATCCAACCGACCTACAATGGCAACAGTAGTTCTCATGCTTGACAGTTACTCTGTTAGCCTGCAGTTACCTCAGCAGCCAGCTTTTTTGCTTCGAAGTAGAGCAAATAGGAACAAGCCATCAAAGGAGCTACATGATAATAGTTTTTCAAGCCAGACAGTGCCATGGTCTGTGGATGGTGCACCGATCACTGAAGTATACCCTCGATAG
- the LOC142637244 gene encoding cysteine-rich receptor-like protein kinase 25 isoform X2, translating into MLGDLAIEVTKMRSFKFPRLLLCLWLIALLSLTSSTESAPTYSAHYCFNTTLFTANSTYQTNLNLVLSSLSSNSTDNNGFHNASAGGNTPDEDVVSGLFLCRGDVNTTVCQDCVATARQDLLRRCPLNKAAIIWYDECLLRYSNQSILATINEVPGFDLPGSQNIAEAESDRFNAVLASAMNSLATKASNSDSGKKFATEEDEVTSSEKLYSLGQCTPDLTVSDCYRCFRSAIGALPMCCNGKQGGRVLLPSCNIRYEVYPFYNITSASPILPPLAPPGEKKLSSVIIVAIVIPIAVSVVLLFIGCCFFCRRARKKYNTLPEENGGVEITNVESLQFDLDIIEAATNKFSEDNKIGEGGFGAVYMGTLPNGQHIAVKRLSVRSGQGAVEFKNEVVLVAKLQHRNLVRLLGFCLGGEEKILVYEYVPNKSLDYFLFEPSKQGELDWSKRYKIIEGIARGILYLHEDSRLRIIHRDVKASNVLLDDDMNPKISDFGMARIFVVDQTQANTNRIVGTLLGNNGGMEHPWNCWIPL; encoded by the exons ATGTTAGGTGACCTTGCAATTGAGGTAACCAAAATGCGTTCTTTCAAATTTCCCAGACTCCTTTTGTGTCTTTGGCTAATTGCATTGCTTAGCCTTACCAGTAGTACAGAATCAGCACCCACTTACAGCGCTCACTACTGCTTCAACACAACCTTGTTCACCGCAAACAGTACCTACCAAACCAACCTCAACCTCGTCCTCTCTTCTCTTAGCTCAAACTCCACAGACAACAATGGATTCCACAACGCCTCAGCTGGAGGCAACACTCCTGACGAAGACGTGGTCTCTGGTCTCTTCCTCTGTCGTGGCGACGTCAACACCACAGTCTGTCAAGACTGCGTCGCCACTGCAAGACAAGACCTATTACGGCGGTGTCCTCTAAACAAAGCCGCTATAATATGGTACGACGAGTGCCTTTTGCGTTACTCAAACCAATCCATCCTCGCTACCATCAACGAAGTGCCTGGGTTTGACTTGCCCGGTTCGCAGAATATCGCAGAGGCGGAGAGTGATCGGTTCAACGCTGTGTTGGCCAGCGCGATGAACTCTTTGGCGACGAAAGCGTCGAACTCTGACTCGGGCAAGAAGTTTGCGACGGAGGAAGATGAGGTTACGAGTTCAGAGAAGCTGTACAGTCTCGGGCAGTGCACGCCGGACTTGACTGTGTCTGATTGCTATAGGTGTTTTCGAAGTGCCATAGGAGCTCTTCCTATGTGTTGTAATGGAAAACAAGGTGGAAGAGTTCTGCTCCCAAGTTGTAACATCAGATATGAAGTGTACCCATTTTACAACATCACATCTGCTTCGCCTATACTTCCTCCGCTTGCTCCACCAG gagaaaaaaaattgtcatcgGTAATAATTGTTGCCATTGTTATCCCAATTGCTGTTTCTGTGGTTCTTCTCTTCATTGGCTGTTGCTTCTTTTGTCGGAGAGCAAGGAAGAAGTATAATACATTACCAGAGGAAAATG GTGGAGTCGAAATTACAAATGTAGAGTCCTTGCAGTTTGACTTAGATATCATTGAAGCTGCCACAAACAAGTTCTCAGAGGATAATAAGATAGGTGAAGGAGGATTTGGTGCCGTTTACATG GGTACCCTTCCCAATGGACAACATATAGCTGTGAAAAGATTATCTGTAAGATCTGGACAGGGTGCAGTAGAATTTAAGAATGAGGTTGTATTGGTAGCCAAGCTTCAACACAGAAATCTAGTGAGACTATTAGGATTTTGCTTGGGAGGAGAAGAGAAGATACTCGTCTATGAATATGTTCCCAACAAAAGCCTTGATTACTTTCTATTTG AGCCATCAAAGCAAGGAGAATTGGATTGGTCAAAACGTTACAAGATTATAGAAGGAATAGCCCGAGGGATTCTTTATCTTCATGAAGATTCTCGACTTAGAATTATTCATCGTGATGTCAAAGCTAGCAATGTTTTGTTAGATGATGATatgaacccaaaaatttcagattttggcaTGGCAAGGATATTTGTAGTAGATCAAACTCAAGCGAATACAAATAGAATTGTTGGAACATT GCTTGGAAACAATGGAGGAATGGAACACCCTTGGAATTGTTGGATCCCGCTTTGA